Below is a genomic region from Candidatus Tanganyikabacteria bacterium.
CGAGCTGTCCGTATCCGAGGGGAAGCTGATCGCCGTCCCGGTTGGCCGGGGGCGACCCTCCCTGGCGGAGCTACTTGCGGCCGTGTCCGAGGCGAACATCCACCAGGAGTTCGATACCGGGGAGCCGCTGGGCCGGGAAGCCTGGTAGTGGCCCGCCGCTACCTGCCCGAGCGCGGCGATCTCGTCTGGCTCTCGTTCAACCCGCAGGCGGGTCACGAGCAAGCTGGCCGCCGCCCGGCGGTCGTACTGTCGCCGGCGGCATACAACGGCAAGGTCGGGCTCGCGCTGGTCTGCCCGGTGACGTCCCAGGTCAAGGGTTATCCGTTCGAGGTTGCACTTCCGGCGGAATCGGCACTTGGCGGCGTCGTGCTTTCGGATCAGGTCAAGAGCCTGGACTGGCGGGCCCGGAATGCCGAGTTCGCCGGCAGGTTGCCTGCGCCCGCGGTCGCGGAGATCCTCGAAAAGCTCGGAGCGCTGCTGGCGACCGCCGACGAAGGGGGCTAAGAAGGTCGGCTGCGCCACCTTACGCACTCGGGAATGGATCTCCGGCCGCCACGGCCGCTTCGATGGCGGCGGCGCAGGCAGCCTGGGCGCCGGCGCGGTCCAGCCTGCCAAGCGGATCGTGAGCCAACTGCGGCACGATCGCGTAGTCCGACGCCCGGGCCTCGAA
It encodes:
- the mazF gene encoding endoribonuclease MazF, with translation MGKQPGAANPEAVCPGCPGRGGNHRRAVRIRGEADRRPGWPGATLPGGATCGRVRGEHPPGVRYRGAAGPGSLVVARRYLPERGDLVWLSFNPQAGHEQAGRRPAVVLSPAAYNGKVGLALVCPVTSQVKGYPFEVALPAESALGGVVLSDQVKSLDWRARNAEFAGRLPAPAVAEILEKLGALLATADEGG